One part of the Quercus lobata isolate SW786 chromosome 7, ValleyOak3.0 Primary Assembly, whole genome shotgun sequence genome encodes these proteins:
- the LOC115954051 gene encoding uncharacterized protein LOC115954051: MSNLKITKKHHKHLNNPFPSTQTSHPFIEGTLFFNSQTVPSHKKFSIGKDFQLLWCSNNGGYLSISHQSNPSKLIWSTIPGQAFVSAALAETEVEESRGSFVVKDGDVHLVCNHQTIEEIRVINQFDHSLEAINQDSQYGFEQKNDLNSSQFPMLLISGWIFSMEKRKKQFHKAGISADIQFETKETSTSARYWLLFDQKNRNQIGFQVMLGEPGLKQSHKTSPTPTGRYRSFRRRLGQLRKRKLGFCRYLSRPRGYVTVSSAEEEIQEMKVAESTKFNRVCLTYSSEAKERFYGFGEQFSHMDFKGKRVPIFVQEQGIGRGDQPITFAANLVSYRAGGDWSTTYAPSPFYMTSKMRSLYLEGYDYSVFDLTRNDRVQIQIHGTSVQGRILHGNSPSELVEHFTATIGRPPVLPEWIISGAVVGMQGGTETVRDTWDKLRTYNVPVSAFWLQDWVGQRETLIGSQLWWNWEVDTKRYCGWQQLVQDLKAQHIKVMTYCNPCLAPTHEKPNRRRNLFEEAIKLDILVKDKHGQPYMVPNTAFDVGMMDLTHPNTASWFKQILQEMVDDGVRGWMADFGEGLPVDATLYSGEDPISAHNRYPELWAQINREFVEEWKSKCVGKGKEDPEEALVFFMRAGFRNSPKWGMLFWEGDQMVSWQANDGIKSAVTGLLSSGLSGYAFNHSDIGGYCAVNLPFINYTRSEELLLRWMELNAFTTVFRTHEGNKPSSNSQFYSNHQTLSQFARLAKVYKAWKFYRIQLVKEAAQKGLPVCRHLFLHYPEDEHVHHLTYQQFLVGTEILVVPVLDKGKKNVKAYFPVGESSNWQHIWTGKLFTEQGCEAWVDAPIGYPAVFVKAGSIIGESFVKNLRDLEIL, translated from the exons ATGTCAAACCTCAAAATCACCAAAAAGCACCACAAACATCTTAATAACCCTTTCCCATCAACTCAAACTTCCCACCCTTTCATTGAAGGAACTCTGTTTTTCAATTCCCAAACAGTGCCTTCACACAAAAAATTCTCAATTGGGAAGGATTTCCAGCTTCTTTGGTGCTCAAACAATGGTGGGTATCTCTCCATTTCACATCAATCAAATCCATCTAAACTCATATGGTCTACCATTCCAGGCCAAGCCTTTGTGTCTGCTGCATTGGCTGAAACAGAGGTGGAGGAAAGCAGAGGATCCTTTGTTGTGAAAGATGGAGATGTTCATTTGGTTTGTAATCACCAAACCATTGAGGAAATAAGGGTAATCAATCAGTTTGATCATTCATTAGAGGCAATAAATCAAGATTCTCAATATGGGTTTGAGCAGAAAAATGATTTGAATAGTTCCCAATTCCCTATGTTGCTAATATCTGGTTGGATTTTCAGCatggaaaaaaggaaaaagcagTTTCATAAAGCTGGCATTTCTGCAGATATACAATTTGAGACAAAGGAGACTTCTACTTCTGCAAGGTATTGGCTCCTGTTTGATCAGAAAAACAGAAATCAGATTGGTTTCCAAGTGATGCTTGGGGAACCAGGCCTTAAACAAAGCCACAAAACCTCCCCAACACCTACAGGAAGATACCGGAGCTTTAGGCGGAGGCTGGGGCAGTTAAGGAAAAGGAAGCTTGGTTTCTGTCGGTACCTTTCAAGGCCAAGAGGGTATGTGACAGTTTCCTCAGCAGAGGAAGAAATACAAGAGATGAAAGTTGCAGAATCCACGAAATTCAACAGGGTCTGCTTGACCTATTCAAGTGAAGCTAAAGAGAGATTTTATGGTTTTGGGGAGCAATTCTCACACATGGATTTCAAAGGCAAAAGGGTGCCTATTTTTGTTCAGGAGCAAGGCATAGGAAGAGGAGATCAGCCTATAACTTTTGCAGCTAACTTGGTTAGCTACag AGCTGGGGGTGATTGGAGTACAACGTATGCTCCTTCTCCATTCTATATGACATCGAAGATGCGATCTCTTTATCTTGAAGGTTATGATTATTCAGTATTCGATTTAACCAGAAATGATAGAGTTCAGATTCAG ATACATGGGACCTCAGTTCAAGGACGGATATTGCACGGGAATTCACCTTCTGAGCTCGTTGAACATTTTACAGCAACCATTGGGAGGCCTCCCGTGCTTCCTGAGTGGATAATATCTGGTGCTGTAGTTGGAATGCAAGGTGGCACAGAAACCGTACGCGATACTTGGGATAAGCTAAGGACTTATAATGTTCCCGTTTCAGCATTTTGGTTGCAG GATTGGGTGGGCCAAAGGGAGACATTGATTGGATCACAATTGTGGTGGAATTGGGAAGTGGATACAAAAAGGTACTGCGGATGGCAACAATTAGTTCAAGATCTAAAAGCTCAGCATATCAAAGTGATGACATACTGCAATCCTTGTCTAGCTCCA ACTCATGAGAAGCCAAACAGAAGGAGAAACCTCTTTGAGGAGGCAATAAAGTTAGACATCTTAGTGAAAGACAAGCATGGACAACCATACATGGTTCCTAATACAGCTTTTGATGTTGGAATGATGGATTTGACACACCCAAATACTGCTAGTTGGTTCAAACAGATTTTACAAGAAATGGTGGATGATGGAGTCAGAGGATGGATGGCTGATTTTGGTGAAGGCCTGCCTGTGGATGCCACTCTCTATTCAG GTGAAGATCCTATATCTGCGCATAATAGATACCCTGAGCTATGGGCCCAAATAAACAGAGAGTTTGTGGAAGAATGGAAAAGTAAATGTGTGGGCAAGGGGAAAGAAGACCCAGAAGAGGCCTTAGTTTTCTTCATGAGAGCTGGTTTCAGAAATAGTCCCAAATGGGGGATGCTATTTTGGGAAGGGGACCAAATGGTAAGTTGGCAGGCTAATGATGGGATAAAGAGTGCGGTCACTGGCCTCCTTAGCAGTGGACTTTCAGGGTATGCTTTTAACCACAGTGATATTGGAGGCTACTGTGCAGTAAACTTACCTTTTATAAACTATACAAGAAGTGAAGAGTTGCTTTTGCGTTGGATGGAGCTAAATGCTTTCACCACTGTCTTCCGGACCCATGAA GGGAACAAGCCATCCAGCAATAGCCAATTCTACTCAAACCACCAAACTTTATCACAATTTGCTCGCCTTGCTAAAGTGTACAAAGCATGGAAGTTTTACAGAATTCAACTTGTAAAG GAAGCTGCTCAAAAAGGCCTCCCAGTTTGCCGCCACCTATTTCTCCACTACCCAGAAGACGAACATGTTCATCACTTAACTTACCAGCAGTTCTTGGTTGGCACTGAGATCCTAGTGGTTCCTGTCCtagacaaaggaaagaagaatgTTAAGGCCTATTTTCCAGTGGGAGAAAGTTCCAATTGGCAACATATCTGGACAGGGAAGCTATTTACAGAACAAGGTTGTGAAGCTTGGGTAGATGCTCCAATTGGTTATCCAGCTGTATTTGTAAAGGCTGGTTCCATTATTGGAGAAAGCTTTGTAAAAAACCTTAGAGATTTAGAGATTCTTTAA